TATATCGCGTGGTGACATTTCGCGCATCGTGTCCGTTTCGCGGGCATGAACTTGCGGGACCGTGTAGCACAGAACATCCAGGAATTGAGACGCGCCCGCGGCCTCAGCCAGGAGGAGCTTGCTCATCGGGCCGACGTGAGCCGCGGCCATATGGGCAAGGTCGAGAACGCCAAGTTCGCGGCCTCCCTCGACCTTCTCGAACGCATCGCCAAGGCGCTCAATGTCGACCCCGAAGAACTCTTCGCGAAACGCTAGTGCGCTTCCTGAGGCTTTGATCCCGTCACCCAACGCGAGAGACATAACGGCAAGAACGATACGAGTGGCGCGGGTACATGGCGAAGAGAAAGACTGGCTGGCCCTTCCTGGAAGGGTTTATCATCGACGGAACGCAGGAAACCCATGTGTTCACCGACTATCGCTGGGATGATGGAAGCGTGAGCCGCCGCCAATTCGTGGATCCTGACAGTTACGACCCTACGCTTGTCATAGTACGGCCAGTGTCACTCAAACTGTCGGACAGACAGCATCAGTAGGAAAACCACTCCGAGTGACCCATGTTGCCCTCGTAGTCGCCGAATTCGACCATGATGCTGCGGGAATAGAAGTGCCAAAGGCCGCCACCGCTCGGATAGGCGATCTCCTGTCCGCTTTCCGAGACGAATGTCGTGGGCCAGGGCGTGTGGGACCCGTAGACCCGCTGGATATAGCGGCAGGTCCGGTTCTCACGATCGCAGGAGCGGATCGACCAGTCCCACTGACGCGGCTCGTCACGCGGCTCGTAGGAGCGCCCGGTGAACCAGATCACATGGGTCCGGTTCAGCCATTCGTATTCGGGCAGGTTGGTGTCGAGCTCGCCCTCGCCGCCGGGCCCGCCCAGCTCGACCGGCACATGGGCAAAGGTGCAAACCCCGAAGGGCGGCAGGCTCGGCCAGGGCGTGATGCGGCGGATCATCGTGCGATAGGCCCGCGCGCAGACAGCACTCGGGGGGAAACCACCCGCCATGCAGAGCATGATGGCGCAGTCGATGTCATAGGCTTGCGCCTTCTCCGGGGCTCCGAAGCCTGCCAAACCCCCGATTATCGCCGCCATTACTTGTCGTCTCATGCCACTCTCCCGCAAAAGTTGCGGCAACTATCGTGCAATATGTAGTTTTCTGCAATATGTCGTATTGACTCTATATAACTTTATGGCCTTAGTGTCGTGAAGTAGAAGGGCTCTCGTGGGGAGAGTCCGAACATGCCGATAGCGCGCAACCAGATCCTGATCACCATAGACGGTGTCAAAGACTTGTCCGAGAAGGGCATCGCGTTCCGCTGCCGGTATGAACTCGTGGGGTTCACGGACGATGGCAAGCCGCGCTACCAGTGCATCTACCTGCGCGAGGGCGAACCGGAAGCCATTCTGGTCTCAACCCGGATCACCCCGCACGGTCCGGAGCCGCGGTATTTCAACATATGGCCGGGGCTCTTTAAACATCATCTCGAGTTCGGCGACGGGCGCGATTTGCGCTTTGGTCCTGACTATGAGCTCACCCTCGAGGAGCGCTGCTGACGTCATCGCCTTCGGCCGCGACGGCACGGCCCGCACCTCGGGCTGGACCTTCCATGGCGAGAGGCCTGCATGGGCCGGTCTGGATGATAGCGCTGAGGACGGCGTCGTGCTGGCCGCGCTGGATGCCACGCCGCCGTCCGGTCGCGACGACATCCTCTCCCTGATCCAGACGACTGCCGTTCGCCATCAGGGGAACCGCGCCCTGCGGCAGGTCGACCTCGATGCGGACGACTGGCAGATCCTGTTCCGCGCTCTGGTCGAGGCTGAAAGCAGCTACAAACCGACCGCCGTCAGCCCGAAGGGCGCTTACGGTCTTGGCCAGCTGATGCCGGATACTGCCCGTGCATTCGGCGTCGATCCGCGCGATCCCTCACAGAACCTAGACGGCGCCGCACGCTATCTGCTCGCGCAGCTGGCCACATTCAAGGACATCAACCTGGCACTCGCGGCCTATAATGCCGGGCCGCACCGCGTGGTCGAGTATTCGGGCGTGCCGCCCTTCACCGAGACCCGCGACTACATTGCGCGCATCCACCGGATCCGGTCCCGGCTGGCGGTAGCGCCCGTTTCCGCGCCGGACATCCGCGTCGCGGACCGGGTGCCTGCCCGCGCGCCGGTCCTCATCGAGCTTCAGTAAAACAAGGGAAATTCGCATGCTTCGACATCGCCTCAGCCGCCTCTTGCCTGTCGCCACAACCCTGGCGGCTTTCGCAACGCCCGCCTTCGCGCAGGACTTGTCGCCGATCCAGACCATGCTGGAAACCGTCGAGGCCGCACTAACTGGTCCCATTGGAATCGCGGTCGCCACGCTCGCAGTCATCGGCACCGGTTTCATGTGCATGATGGGACGGCTGAACTGGGGCTGGTTCGCCTCGGTCATCATCGGGATCGTGCTGATCTTCTCGGCCGGCACCATCGTTGACGGCTTCTCCTGAGAACCGAGTAGAGCAGTGGCAGAACGATCCCCCCTCTTTTTGGGCCTCGCCCGACCGCCCAAGTATCTGGGCTTGCCCGTAGGATACCTCGTGGTGCTGGCGACAGGAGTCGTTCTGCCGTTCATCTGGACGAAGTCGATGGTCTTCTTCCTGATCGGCCTTGTTGCCTATCCGATCCTCTGGTTCGTCGCCGACCGCGAGCCGCATTTCTTCGAAGTGCTGCGCGTCTCCTATGGATCAGTGCGCCCGACGAAGAACCGGGCCCTGCATGGAGGCGACAGCTTTGGCGCTTGATGCAGGCACTCTTTCCACTCACGGAACCGCTCTGCTGCAGGCTGGCGGCGGGGCGTTCGCGCAGGAAAGCTATCTCGCGGAGCATCTGCCGTATTTCGCGCTGGCGGATGACGATGTCATGGTGCTGCGCGAGGGCGACCTCTTGGCGACCCTACGCCTTGATGGTCTGAACCCGATGACCACTGAGGACGCCCGGCTCGACGCGCTCAAGCGCGCGGTTGCCGCCATCGTCGCCCAGACCGGCAACGCCTTCGGCTTCTACATCCACCGCATTTCCGTTCCGCAGGATCTCGGGATGCGCCCCATCGAGGGAGACAGTTTCGCCGCCGCGATCGATGCGCGCTGGCAGTCCCATGTCAAAGACCTCCGCCCTACCAAGCGCCAACTCTATCTCAGCGTCATCCGGCGCCCCGATATCTCCGCGCGCATTCCGTTCCTGCGAGCACTGGCCCGCAAGGCCTGGGTCAAGGACCGCGCGACACGGATGCAGGAACTGAACGAGGTCATGGGCTTCTTCGAGGTAGCGCTCTCCTCGGCCAACCCGGTCCGGCTGACCCGCACGGGCGGTGAATGGCTGGGCTATCTCAACACGCTGAACGCTGGGGCATTCTCTCCCATAGCCTTCGGGCAAAGCGCCCTGCCCCTTTCGCACACCCTGAGCAATTGCCGCGCCACCTTTGACGGCGACGTCGTCACCCTGACCGACGCCGTGACCGGTCAGGTCAAATACGGCGCGCTCTTTTCGATGAAGACCTACCCGGCATTGACCGATGTGACGCTGCTCGACGCGCTCGACCTGCCGCTCGACATCGTGCTGACGAACTCCTTCAGCCCGATCCCGAACAACATCATGGCCGAACGCATCCAGCGGATCATCCGCCAGATGCACGCCTCAGACGATGCCGCCGTGTCCCTGCGCGAACAACTCGGGCAAGCAGCCGACGACCAGGAAGCGGGCCGCATCGCCTTTGGCGATCATCACCTCTCCATCGCCGTCTATGCGCCGGACCGCGACACGCTCGAACGGGCCGCCGCCCAGATCAAACGCGTCGGCCAGGAGATCATGTCGGTGATCGTGCGCGAAAACATGGCGTTGAAAGCCACCTATTTTGCACAATCCCCCGGCAACTTTGGCTATCGCGCCCGCAAGACGCCGATCTCCTCGATCAATTTCGCGGATTTCGCAGCCCTACATGGCAGCGTCGAGGGGCGTGGTCCTGACCAGTCACCCTGGGGCCAGACCATTTCGGTCCTTCCGACGGTCGGCACCTCGGGCTATCGCTTCAATTTCCACGAGGCGGGCAGCCCGGGCAAGGAACCCACCGTCGGCCACACCCTTGTCCTGGGGCGCACCGGCACCGGCAAGACACTGACCACCGCTTTCCTCGCAGCCCAAGCGCAACGGGTCGGCGCGCGGCTTTTCTTCTTCGACAAGGATCGCGGGCTTGAGATGGCCGTCCGCGCCCTTGGTGGCCGCTACAACGAAATCCGGGCAGGCGTGCCCTCCGGCCTGAACCCCCTCGATACCGAAATCGATGAGCGCGGCCGCGCCTGGCTCTCGGACTGGCTGGCGACCCTTCTTTCCCGGGGCGGAACCCTCACCGGCGAGCAATCCCGCCACATCCAGAGCGCGGTCGCGCAAAATGCCCATGCCGAGGGCTCGCTCAGACGCTTCGCGAGTTTCGAGACCCTGTTTCAGTCGCTCGATGACGATGGCGAGTTGCAGAGCCGCGTCGCCGAATGGGCGCCCGGCGGGCGCTATGGCTGGGTCTTCGACGAGCCGGAATACGGTGCCGGGCTTGAACTGGCCTCCGACATCATCGGCTTTGACATGACCGAGATTCTCGACATGACCACCGAGCGCATGGCGGTGCTCTCCTACATCTTCCGTCAGATCGAACGCGTGGTCGAGGATCGCCGCCCCACCATCATCGTGCTCGACGAAGCCTGGAAGCTTCTCGACGATCCCTACTTCGGGGCGCGGCTGGAAAACTGGCTGGTCACGCTTCGGAAGATGAATTGCGTCGTGATCATGATGACGCAATATCCGAGCCAACTGCGCGACAGCCGCGTCGGCAAGACCATCGTCGAGACGGTGCCAACGCAGATCCTCTTCCCGAACGATCGCGCCACCGTCTCCGACTACGACTTCCTCCGCGTGAACGCCAAGGAGGGCGCCCTTCTCGTGCAGCCCACCATCGGCCAGCGCATCGCACTTGTGCGCTCGGCGGGCGACAGCGTCTTCGTCGATGCGGACCTCTCCGCACTTGGCACCCTTCTCCCCATCCTTGGCGGCGGCGCCACCGGCGAGGCCCGTGTGCCTGCCGATTGGCGCGCCAATCCCGATTTCTGGAGACATGTGATATGAGTTCGAAACCCCTTCTCGCGCTTTTCGCCGCCGCAGGCCTTCTTTCCGCTTGCGAGAAGTACACCGAGAAAACTTCGCCCTGCTTCGGACGCAATGGCGAGCCGCAAGTAACGCGGTCCGCGCTGTCCTTCTCGACCATGGGCGCACCGACTCACGCGACGGCCAAACCCGACTGCACCTTCGAGCCTCTGCCCCGTCCGGAATGAGCCGTATTGCGATCATATCCGCCGGGCTCTTCCTCGGCCTCGGTGCCCTGCCCGCCCATGCCCTGGGCGTGCCGACGCAGGATAATTCCGCGATCGGTCGCGCCATCGCGCGCGTGACAGCGCTGGCCGAGGATCTTGGCGTCCAACAGGACAAGGATCGGACCGAATCCACGCTGGCCGATGTGCAGGCCGACCAGCTGCGCGTCCTCGAGGAGATGACGGCGGCCATCACCGGCCCCGGATTTGATATCCGCGCCCTCGAAGGCAATGCGGATTTTGGTGTGTCGGCGGTCTATCCAAATACCGACCCTAGCCCCATGAACAGCCGCCTCTTCGGCGAGGGCCGCGAGACGGTCGAGATGATGATTGTCGAGGTCGCCGGCGAGTTCGCAGGCGCACCCGGTGTGGCCCGCGCGGGTCTCTCGGCCACCCAGTGGCGCTGCCTCTTCCAGGCCCTGATCAAGCAGGAGAGCCGGTTCAACGTCGCCGCACAAAGTCCGGTCGGGGCCTATGGGTTGACCCAGCTCATGCCTGGCACCGCCTCCGATCTCGGCGTCGACCGGTACGATGTGAAAGACAACCTCCGTGGCGGCGCGCGTTACATCACGACCCAGCTCAACCGCTTCGGCAACATCCCCCATGCGCTTGCGGCCTACAACGCGGGGCCGGGACGCGTGATCGAATATGGTGGCGTGCCGCCCTTTGCCGAAACACAGGGCTACGTGCGCAACATCTCGAAGTTCTACAACGAATACCTCGCCGTGGTGGGCGGTGCCGACGCGCTCGGCACGCTCTCGCCTTCGGATTTTGCGCTCGCCGAATATGCCAGCATCTCGGAGGCCGGCGTCTATTACGCCGCCGACAGTTCGGCGACCACTGAGCAGGTCATCAACCGTCTGCGCGCGATCATCCTGCAGATCGATGCGCAGCCCAATGCCAAGGCGGCCTGGGAGCTCAACACCTACGCCAAGGCCGAGATCGGCCGCATCCTCAATCT
This DNA window, taken from Ruegeria sp. THAF33, encodes the following:
- a CDS encoding helix-turn-helix domain-containing protein is translated as MNLRDRVAQNIQELRRARGLSQEELAHRADVSRGHMGKVENAKFAASLDLLERIAKALNVDPEELFAKR
- a CDS encoding lytic transglycosylase domain-containing protein — its product is MSSPSRSAADVIAFGRDGTARTSGWTFHGERPAWAGLDDSAEDGVVLAALDATPPSGRDDILSLIQTTAVRHQGNRALRQVDLDADDWQILFRALVEAESSYKPTAVSPKGAYGLGQLMPDTARAFGVDPRDPSQNLDGAARYLLAQLATFKDINLALAAYNAGPHRVVEYSGVPPFTETRDYIARIHRIRSRLAVAPVSAPDIRVADRVPARAPVLIELQ
- a CDS encoding TrbC/VirB2 family protein, with the protein product MLRHRLSRLLPVATTLAAFATPAFAQDLSPIQTMLETVEAALTGPIGIAVATLAVIGTGFMCMMGRLNWGWFASVIIGIVLIFSAGTIVDGFS
- a CDS encoding type IV secretion system protein VirB3, whose translation is MAERSPLFLGLARPPKYLGLPVGYLVVLATGVVLPFIWTKSMVFFLIGLVAYPILWFVADREPHFFEVLRVSYGSVRPTKNRALHGGDSFGA
- a CDS encoding type IV secretion system protein B4 → MEATALALDAGTLSTHGTALLQAGGGAFAQESYLAEHLPYFALADDDVMVLREGDLLATLRLDGLNPMTTEDARLDALKRAVAAIVAQTGNAFGFYIHRISVPQDLGMRPIEGDSFAAAIDARWQSHVKDLRPTKRQLYLSVIRRPDISARIPFLRALARKAWVKDRATRMQELNEVMGFFEVALSSANPVRLTRTGGEWLGYLNTLNAGAFSPIAFGQSALPLSHTLSNCRATFDGDVVTLTDAVTGQVKYGALFSMKTYPALTDVTLLDALDLPLDIVLTNSFSPIPNNIMAERIQRIIRQMHASDDAAVSLREQLGQAADDQEAGRIAFGDHHLSIAVYAPDRDTLERAAAQIKRVGQEIMSVIVRENMALKATYFAQSPGNFGYRARKTPISSINFADFAALHGSVEGRGPDQSPWGQTISVLPTVGTSGYRFNFHEAGSPGKEPTVGHTLVLGRTGTGKTLTTAFLAAQAQRVGARLFFFDKDRGLEMAVRALGGRYNEIRAGVPSGLNPLDTEIDERGRAWLSDWLATLLSRGGTLTGEQSRHIQSAVAQNAHAEGSLRRFASFETLFQSLDDDGELQSRVAEWAPGGRYGWVFDEPEYGAGLELASDIIGFDMTEILDMTTERMAVLSYIFRQIERVVEDRRPTIIVLDEAWKLLDDPYFGARLENWLVTLRKMNCVVIMMTQYPSQLRDSRVGKTIVETVPTQILFPNDRATVSDYDFLRVNAKEGALLVQPTIGQRIALVRSAGDSVFVDADLSALGTLLPILGGGATGEARVPADWRANPDFWRHVI
- a CDS encoding lytic transglycosylase domain-containing protein, encoding MSRIAIISAGLFLGLGALPAHALGVPTQDNSAIGRAIARVTALAEDLGVQQDKDRTESTLADVQADQLRVLEEMTAAITGPGFDIRALEGNADFGVSAVYPNTDPSPMNSRLFGEGRETVEMMIVEVAGEFAGAPGVARAGLSATQWRCLFQALIKQESRFNVAAQSPVGAYGLTQLMPGTASDLGVDRYDVKDNLRGGARYITTQLNRFGNIPHALAAYNAGPGRVIEYGGVPPFAETQGYVRNISKFYNEYLAVVGGADALGTLSPSDFALAEYASISEAGVYYAADSSATTEQVINRLRAIILQIDAQPNAKAAWELNTYAKAEIGRILNLRVRLMAANQQREAAYAQHLVADRLAERDFMQMGVPE